Proteins encoded within one genomic window of Granulicella pectinivorans:
- a CDS encoding MFS transporter, whose product MSRFSHAWRALRHRNFQLYFFGQGISLLGNWMTNLATSWLVYRTTHSVLLLGVVSFSGQIVAFALCPFAGVWVERLDRRKLLLGTQSAAAVQSLALAALTLAGRITFPEIVALMIFQGLINALDMPGRQSFLVQMVDDRADLPNAIAISSSMVNAARLIGPAIAGLVIAAVGEGWCYAIDGVSYFAVIASLLLMRIHATPALRHKATMLEQMREGWDYVVTFRPIRTILMLFALLAMMGYSYTVLLPVFAAQIFHGNATTLGWLSGAAGLGALTSALSLAVRKSVVGLTRNLQIASAILGTALIGVGLSHALWLSLILMVFVGFGIMQCASGANTIIQSLVTETMRARVMSFYTMAFFGAAPFGSLMAGALAHRIGAPHTVFVTGGFCLAGCLAFTLDLPRVDAAIEPIYREQGLLPAEDKLLPS is encoded by the coding sequence TTGAGTCGCTTCTCCCACGCATGGCGAGCCCTCCGGCATCGCAACTTCCAGTTGTACTTCTTCGGACAGGGCATCTCCCTGCTCGGCAACTGGATGACCAACCTCGCCACAAGCTGGCTCGTCTACCGCACCACGCACTCGGTGCTTCTGCTCGGCGTCGTCAGCTTCTCCGGACAGATCGTCGCCTTCGCGCTCTGCCCCTTCGCCGGTGTCTGGGTAGAGCGCCTCGACCGCCGCAAGCTTTTGCTGGGCACCCAGTCCGCGGCGGCCGTGCAGTCGCTCGCTCTCGCCGCCCTCACGCTTGCGGGCCGCATCACCTTCCCGGAGATTGTGGCCCTCATGATCTTCCAGGGGCTCATCAACGCCCTCGACATGCCCGGCCGCCAGTCCTTCCTCGTGCAGATGGTCGACGACCGCGCCGACCTGCCCAACGCCATCGCCATCAGCTCCTCCATGGTCAACGCCGCGCGCCTCATCGGGCCCGCCATCGCGGGCCTCGTCATCGCTGCCGTGGGAGAAGGCTGGTGCTACGCCATCGACGGCGTCAGCTACTTCGCCGTCATCGCCTCGCTGCTCCTCATGCGCATCCACGCCACTCCCGCGCTCCGCCACAAGGCGACCATGCTCGAGCAGATGCGCGAGGGTTGGGACTACGTCGTCACCTTTCGTCCCATCCGCACCATCCTCATGCTCTTCGCCCTGCTCGCCATGATGGGCTACTCGTACACCGTGCTGCTGCCCGTCTTCGCCGCGCAGATCTTCCACGGCAACGCCACCACCCTCGGCTGGCTCAGCGGAGCCGCCGGTCTCGGAGCCCTCACCTCGGCCCTGTCGCTCGCCGTCCGCAAGTCCGTCGTCGGCCTCACCCGCAACCTGCAGATCGCCTCCGCGATCCTCGGCACAGCCCTCATCGGCGTTGGCCTCTCGCACGCGCTATGGCTTTCGCTGATCCTCATGGTCTTCGTCGGCTTCGGCATCATGCAGTGCGCCTCCGGAGCCAACACCATCATCCAGTCGCTGGTCACGGAGACCATGCGCGCCCGCGTCATGAGCTTCTACACCATGGCCTTCTTCGGCGCCGCTCCCTTCGGCAGCCTCATGGCAGGAGCCCTCGCGCATCGCATCGGCGCTCCCCACACGGTCTTCGTCACCGGAGGCTTCTGCCTCGCCGGATGCCTGGCCTTCACCCTCGATCTCCCACGCGTCGACGCCGCCATCGAGCCCATCTACCGCGAGCAGGGCCTTCTGCCTGCCGAAGATAAGCTTCTGCCCTCGTAG
- a CDS encoding isochorismatase family protein, with the protein MFKAGASMPITTLDPNTALIVIDLVKGIVAMPTAHPTADVVARSSALAEAFRSQHLPVVLVSVNPAVHGRADQAPRAYNLPEGFADLVPELNHQPEDHLVIKRNWGAFTNTGLAEYLQSKSVTQVVIVGVATSIGVESTARQAHELDFNVTLAIDAMTDLHLDAHNHSIARIFPRIAETGTAQEIITLLQATR; encoded by the coding sequence ATGTTTAAAGCAGGTGCTTCCATGCCCATCACCACGCTCGACCCCAACACCGCGCTTATCGTCATCGACCTCGTCAAGGGCATCGTCGCCATGCCCACCGCCCACCCCACCGCAGACGTCGTCGCCAGGTCCAGTGCGCTCGCCGAGGCCTTTCGCAGCCAACATCTGCCGGTCGTCCTCGTCAGCGTCAACCCCGCCGTACACGGCCGTGCCGACCAGGCGCCACGCGCCTACAACCTCCCTGAGGGCTTCGCCGACCTCGTCCCCGAGCTCAACCATCAGCCCGAAGACCACCTCGTAATCAAGCGCAACTGGGGTGCCTTCACCAACACCGGCCTAGCCGAGTACCTGCAATCGAAGTCCGTCACGCAGGTCGTCATCGTTGGAGTCGCCACCAGCATCGGCGTCGAATCCACCGCGCGCCAGGCGCATGAGCTCGACTTCAACGTCACGCTCGCCATCGACGCCATGACCGACCTGCACCTCGACGCGCACAACCACAGCATCGCCCGCATCTTCCCCCGCATCGCCGAAACCGGCACCGCCCAAGAGATCATCACACTGCTCCAAGCCACACGCTAA
- a CDS encoding SgcJ/EcaC family oxidoreductase — protein MMRRLMFVLGIAVFGVTGQAQQPSDEAAVRAVITREWDGWAKFDPKQVASSYTDDAIWQNPFGVRLHGRVELEKFLIVLMARPGYRAGVSTAPTRILDVRMTSPTTATVWSDEKIEGLVNDVSGHPMEPRHSYYLEVLVKKDGEWKVCDAVVMDLIHLK, from the coding sequence ATGATGCGTCGGTTGATGTTCGTGTTGGGTATTGCGGTGTTTGGTGTCACGGGGCAGGCGCAGCAACCTTCGGATGAGGCGGCGGTGCGCGCGGTGATTACGCGGGAGTGGGATGGATGGGCAAAGTTCGATCCGAAGCAGGTGGCTTCGTCGTATACGGACGATGCGATCTGGCAGAACCCGTTTGGTGTGCGCCTTCATGGTCGGGTGGAGCTGGAGAAGTTTCTTATCGTGCTGATGGCGCGGCCCGGCTATCGGGCTGGGGTGAGCACGGCACCGACGAGGATTCTGGATGTGCGGATGACCTCACCGACGACGGCTACGGTGTGGAGCGACGAGAAGATTGAAGGGCTGGTGAATGACGTGAGCGGACACCCGATGGAGCCGCGGCATTCGTATTATCTGGAGGTTCTGGTGAAGAAGGATGGGGAGTGGAAGGTGTGCGATGCGGTGGTGATGGATCTGATCCATTTGAAGTAA